Proteins from a genomic interval of Zonotrichia leucophrys gambelii isolate GWCS_2022_RI chromosome 5, RI_Zleu_2.0, whole genome shotgun sequence:
- the LOC135448372 gene encoding alpha-1-antitrypsin-like — translation MMKAMLPLCLLVAMLYLSAHSLTQTDHHTDQPEATDPQELYSLDADPLESCHRIIPSNTDFAFRFYRQATTQEPDKNIFFSPVSISAALALVALGSQGSSQAQLLEGLAFNLTSIQKEEIHHGFGQLLRLLSRPGSQVQLSMGSTLFMDKRLKPMKTFLRDIKKLYRGKAVSSSFQNSTQAKKEINDYVKNKTRGNINQILEDLDPNTLMVIVNYIYFKAYWENPFNIKGTHKDFFHVNVKTSVEVEMMTRDGFYKAYSDRKLSCKVVQIPYKGDVTAFFILPNKGKLKQLEHALTKNTVSKWERSLQRWRMELHIPKLSISGTYDLKRMLMNLGVTEVFSNRADLSGITGNPEVKVSKATHKALLKIHENGTEAAAVSSIDFLPHSAPPIVKFNHPFLLLIVDHYTQSILFMGKIVNPTEK, via the exons ATGATGAAGGCCATGCTCCCCCTGTGCTTGCTGGTGGCCATGCTTTACCTCAGTGCCCACAGTCTGACCCAGACTGATCACCACACTGACCAGCCTGAGGCAACTGACCCCCAGGAGCTGTATTCTCTTGATGCAGATCCTCTTGAGTCCTGCCACAGGATAATCCCAAGCAATACAGACTTTGCCTTTCGGTTTTACAGGCAAGCAACCACTCAAGAGCCTGacaagaacattttcttttccccagtcagcatctctgctgcccTTGCCCTTGTGGCCCTGGGCTcccaaggcagcagccaggctcagctgctggagggacTGGCCTTTAACCTCACCAGCATCCAGAAGGAGGAGATCCACCACGGCTTTGGTCAGCTCCTCCGCCTGCTGAGCCGCCCCGGCAgccaggtgcagctgagcaTGGGCAGCACCCTGTTCATGGACAAACGCCTGAAGCCAATGAAAACCTTTCTGAGGGACATCAAAAAACTGTACAGAGGAAAAGCTGtctccagcagcttccagaATTCCACTCAAGCTAAAAAAGAGATCAATGATTATGTAAAGAATAAAACCCGTGGGAATATAAACCAAATACTTGAGGACCTTGATCCAAACACTCTGATGGTAATTGTTAACTACATTTATTTCAAAG ctTACTGGGAAAATCCCTTCAATATTAAGGGGACTCACAAGGACTTTTTCCATGTGAATGTAAAGACCTCAGTTGAAGTGGAGATGATGACTCGAGATGGATTTTATAAAGCATACTCTGACAGGAAGCTGTCCTGCAAGGTGGTGCAGATTCCTTACAAGGGAGATGTTACAGCATTCTTTATCCTGCCcaataaaggaaaattgaaacagttggAACATGCCCTGACAAAAAACACTGTTTCTAAATGGGAAAGATCTCTTCAAAGATG GAGGATGGAACTGCATATTCCAAAACTTTCCATTTCAGGCACTTATGACTTAAAGAGGATGTTAATGAATCTGGGTGTAACTGAAGTGTTTTCAAATCGGGCTGATCTGTCTGGAATCACAGGAAACCCAGAAGTGAAGGTTTCAAAA GCTACTCATAAGGCCCTGCTGAAGATCCATGAGAAtggcacagaggctgcagcagtcAGCAGCATagattttcttcctcattctgCTCCTCCCATTGTCAAATTCAATCATCCATTCTTGCTGTTGATTGTTGATCACTATACTCAGAGCATCCTCTTCATGGGAAAAATTGTAAACCCAACTGAAAAATGA
- the LOC135448228 gene encoding alpha-1-antitrypsin-like, whose product MKSALYLCLLLLGLQVQGQQQLQQVPGPEEQSQADHENLPHVKLAPSNADFAFKLYKQIRDESGNRNIFFSPLSISTAFAMLTLGARSNTLRELQKGLGFNLTQMEEQEIHEGFQRILQLLNDPHREDQLNMGNALFIDNQVELLQNFLDRVTNFYYAEPVSSNFQNLPQAIKEINTYVETKTHGKIVDLVKSLDSETVMILINYIFFRGFWERPFDSLITKDDDFFLDAKNSVKVKMMHQNDDFKVHRDEKLSCWVVEMPYKGNVTALFVLPDKDTMKQVEDALLKETVSNWLRALEEREIYLDLPKFSISGSYDVKSLFKKMGVTEVFSDQADLSGVAKDLLKVSKAIHKATVDVRENGTEAAAVTMLGFQVMSAPLTPPPRITFNSPFLMMIIDKTTDGLLFLGKIVNPTAKED is encoded by the exons ATGAAGTCTGCACTGtatttgtgtttgctgcttctTGGACTTCAAGTCCAGGGTCAACAGCAGCTACAACAAGTACCAGGTCCAGAAGAGCAGTCCCAGGCTGATCATGAAAACTTGCCTCATGTCAAGCTAGCCCCCAGCAATGCTGACTTTGCATTTAAGCTTTACAAGCAGATCAGAGATGAGTCGGGCAACAggaacattttcttctctcctctgaGTATCTCCACTGCCTTTGCAATGCTCACCCTGGGGGCCAGATCAAACACgctcagagagctgcagaaaggCCTTGGCTTCAACCTGACAcagatggaggagcaggagattCACGAGGGATTTCAGCGCATCCTCCAGCTGCTGAACGACCCTCACCGAGAAGACCAGCTGAACATGGGCAACGCCCTGTTCATAGATAACCAAGTGGAATTGCTTCAAAACTTTTTGGATCGTGTCACCAATTTTTATTATGCTGAACCTGTTTCTAGTAACTTCCAGAATCTTCCACAGGCTATAAAGGAAATCAACACGTATGTGGAAACAAAAACACATGGCAAAATTGTTGATTTAGTCAAGAGTCTTGATTCAGAAACTGTGATGATTCTCATTAACTACATTTTCTTTAGAG GCTTCTGGGAAAGACCTTTCGACAGTTTAATCACAAAAGATGATGACTTCTTCTTGGATGCCAAGAATTCTGTTAAGGTCAAAATGATGCATCAAAACGATGACTTTAAAGTCCACAGGGATGAGAAGTTGTCTTGCTGGGTAGTAGAAATGCCATACAAAGGAAATGTTACTGCATTGTTTGTTCTGCCTGATAAAGACACAATGAAACAGGTGGAAGATGCTCTGCTAAAAGAAACGGTGTCTAATTGGTTGAGAGCACTTGAAGAAAG agaaatctACTTGGATCTTCCAAAATTCTCTATCTCCGGCTCCTATGATGTTAAGAGCCTGTTTAAGAAAATGGGTGTGACAGAGGTGTTCAGTGATCAGGCTGATCTCTCTGGAGTGGCAAAAGATCTTCTGAAGGTTTCCAAA GCAATTCACAAGGCCACAGTGGATGTCAGAGAGAAtggcacagaggctgctgcagtgacTATGTTAGGATTCCAAGTAATGAGTGCACCACTTACTCCTCCTCCTCGCATCACCTTCAACAGCCCCTTCCTGATGATGATTATTGACAAAACCACTGATGGCCTGCTCTTCCTGGGGAAAATTGTCAACCCAACAGCTAAGGAAGACTAG
- the LOC135448258 gene encoding alpha-1-antitrypsin-like — protein MKTTFSLCLLLVGLHTLALRQQHPRYRNKQDDAKGTYYPGRNSQWEEASPLKNKTFVKLVFSNADFAFSFYKLVASEAMDKNIFFSPISISASFAMLAIGAKAVTLTQILEGLAFNLKKTQEQEIHEGFCQLLHMLNRSDSEFQLSLGNALFIEETLKPLQKFFDDVKSFYESEVFSTDFNNSVGAESQINSYIEEKTNGKIVKLVENLDPLTAMVLVNYVFFKAHWKKPFSTALTKQEDFFVDQKTSVKVDMMYRKGYYRNYFDEELSCWLVQVPYNGDVAALFVLPDEGKMKQVEDALLKRTVTKWEKSLQDRKIHLHIPKFSISGTYDVKNIVKQMGMVNLFTEQADLSGITEEPGLTVSKVIHRAMLNVHENGTEAAGATVKEITWRSGDFPRPPRVRFNRPFLLLILDKFTHTVLFIGKIVNPQKND, from the exons atgaagaccACTTTCTCCTTGTGTTTATTGCTAGTTGGTTTGCATACTTTGGCCCTGCGTCAACAGCATCCTCGCTACCGTAATAAGCAAGATGATGCTAAAGGGACATATTACCCAGGACGTAATTCTCAGTGGGAAGAAGCTTCTCCACTTAAGAACAAAACCTTTGTCAAACTAGTTTTCAGCAATGCTgactttgcattttccttttacaaGTTGGTTGCATCTGAAGCAatggacaaaaatattttcttttcacccATAAGCATCTCTGCTTCCTTTGCAATGCTGGCAATTGGTGCCAAGGCTGTGACACTGACACAGATTTTGGAAGGGCTTGCCTTTAACCTGAAAAAGACTCAGGAACAGGAAATACATGAAGGTTTTTGCCAACTCCTCCACATGCTGAACCGTTCAGATAGTGAGTTCCAGCTAAGCCTGGGCAATGCCCTTTTTATAGAAGAAACACTAAAACCACTACAGAAGTTCTTTGATGACGTCAAAAGCTTTTATGAATCTGAAGTCTTTTCTACTGATTTTAACAACTCTGTTGGTGCTGAGAGTCAGATCAACAGTTATATTGAGGAAAAGACAAATGGGAAAATAGTTAAACTAGTGGAAAATCTTGATCCTCTGACTGCAATGGTTCTCGTTAACTATGTCTTCTTTAAAG CCCATTGGAAGAAACCCTTCAGTACGGCACTGACAAaacaggaggatttttttgtggatcAGAAAACATCTGTAAAAGTTGACATGATGTATCGAAAGGGTTACTACAGAAATTACTTTGATGAAGAGCTGTCCTGTTGGCTGGTTCAGGTTCCTTACAATGGAGATGTTGCAgcattatttgttttgcctgatGAAGGGAAGATGAAGCAGGTAGAAGATGCCCTCTTGAAAAGAACTGTAACTAAATGGGAAAAGTCCCTCCAAGACAG AAAAATACATCTGCACATTCcaaaattttctatttctggtACCTATGATGTGAAAAATATAGTCAAACAAATGGGTATGGTAAATCTGTTTACTGAACAAGCTGATCTCTCAGGGATTACTGAGGAGCCTGGACTGACGGTTTCAAAA GTGATCCACAGGGCCATGCTGAATGTTCATGAGAATGGCACTGAGGCGGCCGGGGCCACCGTGAAGGAGATTACCTGGAGATCCGGGGATTTTCCTCGCCCGCCTCGGGTCAGATTCAACAGACCATTCCTCCTGCTGATTCTGGATAAGTTCACCCACACTGTCCTCTTCATTGGGAAAATTGTAAACCCTCAGAAAAATGACTGA